CCCCTGAGGGTCCACCGTAATACATGGCGTGGCATCGGTGTTCGGTTGTCTATGCTTCTCCTAAACGAGCGGTGCATCATGTCGCCGAGCACGCGCAGTGGAGGCGATCACCTCCCTGCAACCGCTATCGTCACGCCGAGCCCTCCCCGACGTCATGCTGAGCCTGTGGAAGCACCCGTCATGCTGAGCTTGTTGAAGCATGACCCCGCCCGCCGCATGTCGTCGTCCTTCTGTGCTACGGTGCCGGCTTGCCGCGTCATGCTTCGACAGGCTCAGCATGACGTGGAGGATCTCAGCATGACGCGGCAAGACTCAGCATGCCGTGGGGATCTCAGCGTGACGCGGAGGATCTCAGCATGACGCGGTAAGACTCAGCATGCCGTGGGGAGATCAGCATGACGCGGCGGGGCTCAGCATGACTGGTAGGGGTGTTAGGTGTTTTCGCGGCGGGTGTCGAGACCTAGCCACGTGAGCGAGGTGGCCCGCGATATCGGTGCCGATGATGGGCCGAGCATCACGGCGTGCTGTGGCCGTATGGTTGGGGAGCATGCTTTCGTGGCCTCTGCACTATGCTCGCCTCTCCATGGGCCGACGTCCAGGCAGTAGGCATCAGGTATCTAGCAATCTAACTCGAAGGTCTCTCAGTACGGCTTGTGGACGACGGTGAGTAAGCTCTGCAGCTTCATGTACTTTCCGTGGCCGTCCAGGTAGGTCATCTGAATACCGCCCGAGTGGCGGTCTATGCACAGGCGGTCGATCCCCCAGCTATAGGTCTCTTTCTGGTGGCGTCCCATCCGCGTGTCGATCGTGTCCGGGCAGATGTGATTGGAGTCGTTCTGCCCGACCCACGTGTCAATCCAGTTCGAGTCGGCCAGGAAGAAGGTACGCGCCGGCTCCTGCGCACGATTCAGCTTACCTACGTAGTCCGCGTACAGCCAGCCGTTCAGCGCGTAGCTACCGTTGAAGCCATACCAGTCCCACGCCGAAGTGGCACTGCCGTACACGTAGCTGGACCAAGGCTTGGTGTACTTCATGGCGTTCGGACAAAGGTGTACGGGCTTGTTTTTGATGTATCGCTCGAAGTTGTGCGGCCATAGCAGCATCTGGATGTAGTTCGTGGGGCCAATCTTGCCGGTGTTGTCGTCGGCATACATGAGACCGCCTAGGCTGAGCTGCTTCAGGTTGCTGATGCAGCTCGCTTTTTTCCCCTGCTCCCTCGCTCGTGCGAAAACGGGGAACAGGATGGCCGCAAGGATCGCGATGATGGCGATGACGACGAGGAGCTCGATAAGGGTGAAGCCACCACCGCGAGAGCCCCGAGCAGTTGGGGAAGTGAGATATTTCACGATAGCATCTTACCACGCTTCCTTCAGACGCGCATGAGCACGAGCACTTCATCCGGCAAGGTCCCTAGCAGCGCCGGACCTAACCGGACCCGTCCCTGACCACGCTCGGTATAATCCGACCCAGAACTCGAGCCAGGAGGGCTGCGATGAACTTTCCCGCTGATCTCCGATACACCCCGTCGCACGAGTGGGTGCGAATCGAAGGCGACGAAGCCGTCGTGGGGATTTCCGACTTCGCTCAGTCCGAGCTGGGGGACATCGTGTACGTGGAGCTGCCGAGCGTGGGGCGAACTCTTGCCAAGGGCGAGGCGTTCGGAGTCGTCGAGTCCGTCAAGACCGTCAGCGACGTGTATGCGCCGGTGGCAGGCGAAGTGACCGCCGTCAACACGGACCTGGAGCCGCACGCCGAGACCATCAACCAAGACCCCTACGGCGCAGGCTGGATCATCCGGCTCAGGATGTCGGACCCCAGCGAGGCGGAAGGCTTGCTCACCGCAGAGGCATATGAGAAACATACAAAGGAGCACTAACTGATGGCTTACATCCCGCACACCGACGAAGATCGTGCGGAGATGCTCGCAACGATTGGCGTGGAGAGCCTCGACGACCTCTTCACCGACATCCCGACAGACATGCGGCTCGACGAGCCTCTGCATATTCCGCCTGCCCACGACGAACATGCGTTAGTCGGACACCTTAGTCATCTTGCCGAGAAGAACCGCTCCGACTTGTGCTGCTTTCTGGGGGCTGGCGTTTACGACCATTTCATTCCTGCTACCGTCGGCACGGTGCTGAGCCGCGGCGAGTTCCTGACGTCCTACACCCCCTATCAGCCGGAGCTAAGCCAGGGCTATCTACAGGCAATCTACGAGTTCCAGAGCATGGTCTGCGAGTTGACCGGGATGGACATGGCGAACGCTTCGATGTACGACGGCGGCACCGCGCTCGCCGAGGCTGCATTGCT
This Fimbriimonadia bacterium DNA region includes the following protein-coding sequences:
- a CDS encoding prepilin-type N-terminal cleavage/methylation domain-containing protein; this translates as MKYLTSPTARGSRGGGFTLIELLVVIAIIAILAAILFPVFARAREQGKKASCISNLKQLSLGGLMYADDNTGKIGPTNYIQMLLWPHNFERYIKNKPVHLCPNAMKYTKPWSSYVYGSATSAWDWYGFNGSYALNGWLYADYVGKLNRAQEPARTFFLADSNWIDTWVGQNDSNHICPDTIDTRMGRHQKETYSWGIDRLCIDRHSGGIQMTYLDGHGKYMKLQSLLTVVHKPY
- the gcvH gene encoding glycine cleavage system protein GcvH gives rise to the protein MNFPADLRYTPSHEWVRIEGDEAVVGISDFAQSELGDIVYVELPSVGRTLAKGEAFGVVESVKTVSDVYAPVAGEVTAVNTDLEPHAETINQDPYGAGWIIRLRMSDPSEAEGLLTAEAYEKHTKEH